Within the Candidatus Thermoplasmatota archaeon genome, the region TGGGGGCCGTCGTAAACGTTGGCCCGCGCCGGGGCCGCTCGGGGGAAAGACATATTGCCATACAAGACAACATGGCAATATGTCCCTGGAGGCCGCCGAAAAGTGGCGCGCGGCCGAACGCGCCTACCGACCCACGGCCGAGCGTCTTCTCTGGGCGCTTGCTCCGGACTGGGCCGTGTCCGGCGTCTACGAAGCCCGGTTCGACATGACCAAGCCCGCACTGCAGCGGGCGCTCGACGGCCTCGTGCGCGCCGGTTTCGCGGAGTCGCGGGTCCGGAGGACGTCGCGCGGGCGCGTGAAGGAATACCGCGCGCGACCGTTTTCAATCGCGTGGATCCGACGACCCCGCTTCTCGGTCGCCTGGACCGCGACGGGGTCCGTGCCCGCCGGGCGCGAACTGCTCCTCCAAGTCGACGAGGGCGAATTCCGGGACGATCTCGTGCGCGTCCTGCAGGCGGTCGGCGCGTCCCCCTTCGCCGCGAACGTCCGCTTCGTCGTCCTCTTCGGTTCGGTCGCCGCGGGCGAAGCCACGTGGAAGAGCGACCTCGACGTCATCTTCCTCGTCGACGCGGCGATGACCGCCACGCGCGCCGACCTCCGCGATCGGCTCGCCGATCCCGACCTGGGTCTTGCGCATCCGGTGCGCCCGTTCTTCGCGTCGCCTTCGGAGTTCGTGGCGAGCGACGGCACCGTTTATCGCGAAGCCCGGATGAACGGCATCATCATCGCGGGCGATCTCGACCGCGGTGAGGACGTCTGGGCCGCGATGGCGAGGTATCGGGTTACCTCGGACTCATGAGGGACTATCTCGCCGCCGCGGTCCTCGCGGCGGAGGACGCCCGCGTCGCGCCCGCCCACAACCTCGCAATCCACGCGCTCGAGCTGGGCCTCAAGGCCGCCATCCTCGCCGCCGAGGGCGCGCTCGCGCGTCGCCACAACCCGGGCGGCGAATTCGGGCGGCTCTACCGCGACGCGGTGGACGCGGCGCGGCTCCGGCGGGTGAACCGCATCCTGAACCGTTACAACGACGGCCGCTATCCCGGCGGCGACATCCCGCTTGCGGAGGAGGTCGAGGCGGACCTCGCCTTCATCGCGTCCTTCCTAGACGGACCTCCCGCGGGCCCTCGCCGGCCGCGGCCCGCCCGACCCCTGACCCTTCTTTGTTTCGGCGACCTCGGGTGAAGACCCAAGGCGCCCTCCGCCCGTTCCCGGCCGTCGCCGCCCATGGCCGCCCGGACCCTCGTCCCCAAGAAAGAGGCCGTCACGACCCAAGCCCTCATCACGCCGGCCGCCCTCGACCCCGAGGTGAAGCTCGCGGACGTGGAGGGCATCGGCCCCGCGCTCTCGGAGCGCCTGCTCAAGGCGTTCGGCTCGGAGGCGGCCTTCTTCGAGGCGGCGCGCGCGAGCGAGGTGGACCGCCTCGCCGCGGTGGAGGGCATCAGCGTCCGCAAGGCCGTCGAGGTCGTGCTCGCGGTCCAGGGGCGGCGCCCCGCGGACTTCCTCAGGACCCCCCGCGCGGAGCAGCTCTACGAGGACATCCTCGAGCGCGTCGCGGCGTTCGCGAACACGGCGTACGCGCGCAACCGCGTGCAGCTCCTCGTCCCCCTGGGCGACCGCAAGGCG harbors:
- a CDS encoding nucleotidyltransferase domain-containing protein encodes the protein MSLEAAEKWRAAERAYRPTAERLLWALAPDWAVSGVYEARFDMTKPALQRALDGLVRAGFAESRVRRTSRGRVKEYRARPFSIAWIRRPRFSVAWTATGSVPAGRELLLQVDEGEFRDDLVRVLQAVGASPFAANVRFVVLFGSVAAGEATWKSDLDVIFLVDAAMTATRADLRDRLADPDLGLAHPVRPFFASPSEFVASDGTVYREARMNGIIIAGDLDRGEDVWAAMARYRVTSDS
- a CDS encoding HEPN domain-containing protein gives rise to the protein MRDYLAAAVLAAEDARVAPAHNLAIHALELGLKAAILAAEGALARRHNPGGEFGRLYRDAVDAARLRRVNRILNRYNDGRYPGGDIPLAEEVEADLAFIASFLDGPPAGPRRPRPARPLTLLCFGDLG